The window GGCGACCGAGGAAACCTTCACCACCGTGCCCACCGCGTCGCTCGCACAGGTGGACGCGGCGATCGAGGCGGCCCGGCGCGCGTTCGAGCGAGGCGCGTGGAGGCGCCAGCCCGCCGGCGAGCGGGCGGCCGTGCTCGCGCGGATGGCCGACGTTCTGGCCGGGCGGCGCGCCGAGCTCATCGAGACGGCGATCCGGGAGACCGGCTCGACGGGCCTCGTCGCGCAGTGGGCCCAGGTCGACATGGCACTGGAGCACGCCAGGGCGCTGCCGGAGCTGTTCGCGACGTTGCCCGAGTGGGAGCACAACGAGCTGCCGCTGACCGAGTCGCTCGACCCGACCGGCCGCGACGTGGTGCTCAGCATCCGCCGCTACGAGCCGTGCGGCGTGGTCGCGGCGATCACTCCGTACAACTTCCCGCTGCAGACGAGCGTGTGGAAGGTCTTCTCCGCGCTGGCGGCCGGCTGTTCGGTCGTCCTTCGGCCAAGTCCGCTGACGCCGCTCACCGCGCTGGCGCTCGGCGCCGCCGCGGCGGAGGCGGGCCTGCCTCCCGGCCTGCTGAACGTCGTCGTCGAGGCCGGTTCGGCCGGGGCGGAGTTGCTCACCACGGACCAGCGGGTCGACTGCGTCTCGTTCACCGGGTCGACCGACGTCGGCCGGCGCATCGCCGCGCAGGCGGCGCCGACGGTGAAACGGCTCCTGCTGGAGCTCGGCGGCAAGTCGGTGCAGTTGTACCTGCCCGACGCCCTCGGGCCGGGCAGGCTCGAGAGCGGGGTCACAGGCGTCTTCGGGTCGATGGCCGGCCAGGGCTGCGCGCTCCAGACCCGGGTGCTGGTGCCCAGCGAGAGCCTGGCGGACGCCGCCCTGCGGGTGGGGGACGTGGCGCGGTCGCTGCGCGTCGGGCACCCGCGCGACCCGGAGACGGTCGTCGGGCCGGTCATCTCGGCGGCGCAGCGCGAGCGGATCGAGCGGCT of the Pseudofrankia saprophytica genome contains:
- a CDS encoding aldehyde dehydrogenase family protein → MADHLSFTQLFIDGLPVDGAAEPLGVEDPATEETFTTVPTASLAQVDAAIEAARRAFERGAWRRQPAGERAAVLARMADVLAGRRAELIETAIRETGSTGLVAQWAQVDMALEHARALPELFATLPEWEHNELPLTESLDPTGRDVVLSIRRYEPCGVVAAITPYNFPLQTSVWKVFSALAAGCSVVLRPSPLTPLTALALGAAAAEAGLPPGLLNVVVEAGSAGAELLTTDQRVDCVSFTGSTDVGRRIAAQAAPTVKRLLLELGGKSVQLYLPDALGPGRLESGVTGVFGSMAGQGCALQTRVLVPSESLADAALRVGDVARSLRVGHPRDPETVVGPVISAAQRERIERLVAAGVDAGGTLVAGGGRPAHLDVGYYVAPTVLLVDDNRNPLAQSEVFGPVVTIQGYDDLDHAVDITNDSEYGLSGGVYTGDLRLGLSLAERIRSGTVQVNRGAANAYTPMGGVKQSGIGRERGVAGFREYQEIKHVVVSGAR